Proteins from a single region of bacterium:
- a CDS encoding DUF2442 domain-containing protein, whose amino-acid sequence MIIAHITPESNWILTVISNDGRIGTFDMRPYLEYEAFEPLRDINEFTKVSNGGYFVEWNCGADLSADTIEMKWQIITKSPNRAA is encoded by the coding sequence TGATCATTGCTCACATCACACCGGAATCAAATTGGATATTGACCGTTATTTCGAACGATGGACGAATAGGAACGTTCGACATGAGGCCCTACCTGGAGTATGAAGCGTTCGAGCCTCTACGTGACATCAATGAGTTTACAAAGGTGTCTAACGGCGGATACTTCGTCGAATGGAATTGCGGGGCTGATTTGTCTGCTGACACGATCGAAATGAAATGGCAGATAATCACTAAATCGCCAAACCGTGCAGCGTAA